One bacterium genomic window, CATGGGATCGACGCTGTCCGCCTCCGAGATCGCGGACCTCTACGAGGCGCCCAACAAGAAGGGCTTTGGCGATTCGGCCTTCCCCTGCTTCCCGTTGGCCGGCATGTTGCGCATCGCCCCCAACGAGATTGCCGCGCGTCTGGCGGCGTCCTTTGTCCGTCCCGCGTCGGTTACCGATGTCAAAGCCATCGGCGGCTATTTCAACGTCTGGTACAATCCGCAGAGCGTCGCGTCGGAGGTGCTGCCGGAAATCGCCCGCTTGGGATCCTCATACGGTTCCTCCGCCGTCGGCGCCGGACGCACCATCTGCATGGATTACTCGCACCCCAACATCGCCAAGCCGTTCGGGGTGGGACATCTGCGTTCGACGGTCATCGGGCATGCGCTCAAAAACATTTATGAGAAATTGGGCTATGCCACCGTTGGCATCAATCACCTGGGCGATTGGGGCACGCAGTTCGGCAAGTTGATCGTCGCCTACCGGATGTGGGGGGACGAGGCGCAACTGCAGGCGCAACCGATCCGTCATCTCTACGATCTCTATGTCCGTTTCCATGCCGAAGAAGAGACCAATTCGGAGCTTTCCGAACGCGCCCGCGCCGAGTTCAAGAAGCTCGAGGACGGCGATCGCGAGAATCTCGCGCTTTGGAAGCGGTTCCGTGATGTCTCGCTGGAGGAATTCCAGCGTGTCTACCGCCGTCTCGGCGTGGAGTTCGATTCCTACCATGGCGAGGCGTTCTACAACGACCAGCTGGCGCCGCTGACCGAGCGGCTGCAGAGCGCCGGGATCGCCGTGACCGGCGACGATGGCGCGCTGGTGATTCCGATGGGCGACAGCGGCGAGCCGCCGCTGCTCTTGCGCAAATCCGATGGCGCGACGCTGTATGCCACGCGCGATTTCGCCGCCGCCGAGTATCGCTGGAACACCTA contains:
- the argS gene encoding arginine--tRNA ligase, translating into MTTTVATRQHAFFDEVCRATAAALAAMGSTLSASEIADLYEAPNKKGFGDSAFPCFPLAGMLRIAPNEIAARLAASFVRPASVTDVKAIGGYFNVWYNPQSVASEVLPEIARLGSSYGSSAVGAGRTICMDYSHPNIAKPFGVGHLRSTVIGHALKNIYEKLGYATVGINHLGDWGTQFGKLIVAYRMWGDEAQLQAQPIRHLYDLYVRFHAEEETNSELSERARAEFKKLEDGDRENLALWKRFRDVSLEEFQRVYRRLGVEFDSYHGEAFYNDQLAPLTERLQSAGIAVTGDDGALVIPMGDSGEPPLLLRKSDGATLYATRDFAAAEYRWNTYHFDRCLYIVGSAQALHFRQLFAALAKAGYPWAERMVHVDFGWVKFADSMMSTRRGNIVFLDDVIEEAVTRTRRIIQEKNAELPDADAVAEAVGVGAIVFWQLSVKRQKDVNFDWEDVLSFDGRTGPYLQYTHARICSLLRKWGAAVPAAADFAALSGEDERRLLLQLADWPRRIAQAAAQYEPQIIAASLLDMAQSFNGFYQKVRILDGEPEARPARLVLCDGVRAVMAEGLRLLGLQAPEQM